The proteins below are encoded in one region of Homo sapiens chromosome 2, GRCh38.p14 Primary Assembly:
- the CCDC74B gene encoding coiled-coil domain-containing protein 74B isoform 1 (isoform 1 is encoded by transcript variant 1), whose protein sequence is MSGAGVAAGTRPPSSPTPGSRRRRQRPSVGVQSLRPQSPQLRQSDPQKRNLDLEKSLQFLQQQHSEMLAKLHEEIEHLKRENKDLRYKLIMNQTSQKKDGPSGNHLSRASAPLGARWVCINGVWVEPGGPSPARLKEGSSRTHRPGGKHGRLAGGSADTVRSPADSLSTSSFQSVKSISNSGKARPQPGSFNKQDSKADVPQKADLEEEPLLHNSKLDKVPGVQGQARKEKAEASNAGAACMGNSQHQGRQMGAAAHPPMILPLPLRKPTTLRQCEVLIRELWNTNLLQTQELQHLKSLLEGSQRPQAVPEEASFPRDQEATHFPKVSTKSLSKKCLLLSPPVAERAILPALKQTPKNNFAERQKRLQAMQKRRLHRSVL, encoded by the exons ATGAGCGGTGCGGGGGTGGCGGCTGGGACGCGGCCCCCCAGCTCGCCGACCCCGGGCTCTCGGCGCCGGCGCCAGCGCCCCTCTGTGGGCGTCCAGTCCTTGAGGCCGCAGAGCCCGCAGCTCAGGCAGAGCGACCCGCAGAAACGGAACCTGGACCTGGAGAAGAGCCTACAGTTCCTGCAGCAGCAGCACTCGGAGATGCTGGCCAAGCTCCATGAGGAGATCGAGCATCTGAAGCGGGAAAACAAGG ATCTCCGTTACAAGCTCATAATGAATCAGACATCACAGAAGAAAG ATGGCCCCTCAGGAAACCACCTTTCCAGGGCCTCTGCTCCCTTGGGCGCTCGCTGGGTCTGCATCAACGGAGTGTGGGTAGAGCCGGGAGGACCCAGCCCTGCCAGGCTGAAGGAGGGCTCCTCACGGACACACAGGCCAGGAGGCAAGCATGGGCGTCTTGCGGGCGGTAGCGCCGACACTGTGCGCTCTCCTGCAGACAGCCTCTCCACGTCAAGCTTCCAGTCTGTCAAGTCCATCTCTAATTCAG GCAAGGCCAGGCCCCAGCCCGGCTCCTTCAACAAGCAAGATTCAAAAGCTGACGTCCCCCAGAAGGCGGACCTGGAAGAGGAGCCCCTACTTCACAACAGCAAGCTGGACAAGGTTCCTGGGGTACAAGGGCAGGCCAG AAAGGAGAAAGCAGAGGCCTCTAACGCAGGAGCTGCCTGTATGGGGAACAGCCAGCACCAGGGCAGGCAGATGGGGGCGGCGGCACACCCCCCAATGATCCTGCCCCTTCCCCTGCGAAAGCCCACCACACTTAGGCAGTGCGAAGTGCTCATCCGCGAGCTGTGGAATACCAACCTCCTGCAGACCCAAGAG CTGCAGCACCTCAAGTCCCTCCTGGAAGGGAGCCAGAGGCCCCAGGCAGTCCCGGAGGAAGCTAGCTTTCCCAG GGACCAAGAAGCCACGCATTTCCCCAAGGTCTCCACCAAGAGCCTCTCCAAGAAATG CCTGCTTCTGAGCCCACCTGTGGCGGAGCGTGCCATCCTGCCCGCACTGAAGCAGACCCCGAAGAACAACTTTGCCGAGAGGCAGAAGAGGCTGCAGGCAATGCAGAAACGGCGCCTGCATCGCTCGGTGCTTTGA
- the CCDC74B gene encoding coiled-coil domain-containing protein 74B isoform 2 (isoform 2 is encoded by transcript variant 2) yields the protein MSGAGVAAGTRPPSSPTPGSRRRRQRPSVGVQSLRPQSPQLRQSDPQKRNLDLEKSLQFLQQQHSEMLAKLHEEIEHLKRENKDLRYKLIMNQTSQKKDSLSTSSFQSVKSISNSGKARPQPGSFNKQDSKADVPQKADLEEEPLLHNSKLDKVPGVQGQARKEKAEASNAGAACMGNSQHQGRQMGAAAHPPMILPLPLRKPTTLRQCEVLIRELWNTNLLQTQELQHLKSLLEGSQRPQAVPEEASFPRDQEATHFPKVSTKSLSKKCLLLSPPVAERAILPALKQTPKNNFAERQKRLQAMQKRRLHRSVL from the exons ATGAGCGGTGCGGGGGTGGCGGCTGGGACGCGGCCCCCCAGCTCGCCGACCCCGGGCTCTCGGCGCCGGCGCCAGCGCCCCTCTGTGGGCGTCCAGTCCTTGAGGCCGCAGAGCCCGCAGCTCAGGCAGAGCGACCCGCAGAAACGGAACCTGGACCTGGAGAAGAGCCTACAGTTCCTGCAGCAGCAGCACTCGGAGATGCTGGCCAAGCTCCATGAGGAGATCGAGCATCTGAAGCGGGAAAACAAGG ATCTCCGTTACAAGCTCATAATGAATCAGACATCACAGAAGAAAG ACAGCCTCTCCACGTCAAGCTTCCAGTCTGTCAAGTCCATCTCTAATTCAG GCAAGGCCAGGCCCCAGCCCGGCTCCTTCAACAAGCAAGATTCAAAAGCTGACGTCCCCCAGAAGGCGGACCTGGAAGAGGAGCCCCTACTTCACAACAGCAAGCTGGACAAGGTTCCTGGGGTACAAGGGCAGGCCAG AAAGGAGAAAGCAGAGGCCTCTAACGCAGGAGCTGCCTGTATGGGGAACAGCCAGCACCAGGGCAGGCAGATGGGGGCGGCGGCACACCCCCCAATGATCCTGCCCCTTCCCCTGCGAAAGCCCACCACACTTAGGCAGTGCGAAGTGCTCATCCGCGAGCTGTGGAATACCAACCTCCTGCAGACCCAAGAG CTGCAGCACCTCAAGTCCCTCCTGGAAGGGAGCCAGAGGCCCCAGGCAGTCCCGGAGGAAGCTAGCTTTCCCAG GGACCAAGAAGCCACGCATTTCCCCAAGGTCTCCACCAAGAGCCTCTCCAAGAAATG CCTGCTTCTGAGCCCACCTGTGGCGGAGCGTGCCATCCTGCCCGCACTGAAGCAGACCCCGAAGAACAACTTTGCCGAGAGGCAGAAGAGGCTGCAGGCAATGCAGAAACGGCGCCTGCATCGCTCGGTGCTTTGA
- the CCDC74B gene encoding coiled-coil domain-containing protein 74B isoform X1: MGRNPWDSPCPARSLPQIAAVARPRISSPMALSPDMLGAQGLWTHSIQGSLPAIWAATMGTKGGSRVLFPCHLSKALPHPDSGPHPAQDSGLWSRAHFPLSLGLGLTSGGHLTGGWSQPGNIVAGAVPRALPSQRDMENGVEGGPFPSRCGNSSELFWAKCGPSRQPQPCSAGDADRTREEAMLSLGTCCSMCPKPSCFPDGPSGNHLSRASAPLGARWVCINGVWVEPGGPSPARLKEGSSRTHRPGGKHGRLAGGSADTVRSPADSLSTSSFQSVKSISNSGKARPQPGSFNKQDSKADVPQKADLEEEPLLHNSKLDKVPGVQGQARKEKAEASNAGAACMGNSQHQGRQMGAAAHPPMILPLPLRKPTTLRQCEVLIRELWNTNLLQTQELQHLKSLLEGSQRPQAVPEEASFPRDQEATHFPKVSTKSLSKKCLLLSPPVAERAILPALKQTPKNNFAERQKRLQAMQKRRLHRSVL, encoded by the exons ATGGGAAGGAACCCCTGGGACAGCCCCTGCCCTGCTAGATCTTTGCCTCAGATTGCTGCTGTGGCCAGGCCCAGGATCTCCAGCCCTATGGCTCTGAGTCCTGACATGCTGGGGGCCCAGGGGCTCTGGACACACTCCATCCAGGGATCCCTTCCTGCCATCTGGGCAGCAACCATGGGGACAAAGGGAGGAAGCAGAGTCCTGTTTCCTTGCCACTTGTCCAAGGCACTTCCCCATCCTGACAGCGGCCCCCACCCAGCCCAGGATTCTGGGTTGTGGTCTCGAGCTCACTTCCCGTTATCTTTGGGGCTGGGGCTGACATCAGGAGGACATCTGACTGGTGGATGGAGCCAGCCTGGGAACATCGTAGCTGGGGCAGTGCCTAGGGCTCTCCCTTCCCAGAGAGACATGGAGAATGGGGTTGAGGGAGGGCCCTTCCCTAGCCGCTGTGGCAACTCCAGTGAGCTGTTCTGGGCAAAGTGTGGCCCAAGTcggcagccccagccctgcagtGCTGGGGACGCTGACAGGACACGGGAAGAGGCCATGCTCTCCCTCGGGACCTGCTGTTCCATGTGTCCCAAGCCCTCCTGCTTTCCAGATGGCCCCTCAGGAAACCACCTTTCCAGGGCCTCTGCTCCCTTGGGCGCTCGCTGGGTCTGCATCAACGGAGTGTGGGTAGAGCCGGGAGGACCCAGCCCTGCCAGGCTGAAGGAGGGCTCCTCACGGACACACAGGCCAGGAGGCAAGCATGGGCGTCTTGCGGGCGGTAGCGCCGACACTGTGCGCTCTCCTGCAGACAGCCTCTCCACGTCAAGCTTCCAGTCTGTCAAGTCCATCTCTAATTCAG GCAAGGCCAGGCCCCAGCCCGGCTCCTTCAACAAGCAAGATTCAAAAGCTGACGTCCCCCAGAAGGCGGACCTGGAAGAGGAGCCCCTACTTCACAACAGCAAGCTGGACAAGGTTCCTGGGGTACAAGGGCAGGCCAG AAAGGAGAAAGCAGAGGCCTCTAACGCAGGAGCTGCCTGTATGGGGAACAGCCAGCACCAGGGCAGGCAGATGGGGGCGGCGGCACACCCCCCAATGATCCTGCCCCTTCCCCTGCGAAAGCCCACCACACTTAGGCAGTGCGAAGTGCTCATCCGCGAGCTGTGGAATACCAACCTCCTGCAGACCCAAGAG CTGCAGCACCTCAAGTCCCTCCTGGAAGGGAGCCAGAGGCCCCAGGCAGTCCCGGAGGAAGCTAGCTTTCCCAG GGACCAAGAAGCCACGCATTTCCCCAAGGTCTCCACCAAGAGCCTCTCCAAGAAATG CCTGCTTCTGAGCCCACCTGTGGCGGAGCGTGCCATCCTGCCCGCACTGAAGCAGACCCCGAAGAACAACTTTGCCGAGAGGCAGAAGAGGCTGCAGGCAATGCAGAAACGGCGCCTGCATCGCTCGGTGCTTTGA
- the CCDC74B gene encoding coiled-coil domain-containing protein 74B isoform X4 — translation MSGAGVAAGTRPPSSPTPGSRRRRQRPSVGVQSLRPQSPQLRQSDPQKRNLDLEKSLQFLQQQHSEMLAKLHEEIEHLKRENKDLRYKLIMNQTSQKKDGPSGNHLSRASAPLGARWVCINGVWVEPGGPSPARLKEGSSRTHRPGGKHGRLAGGSADTVRSPADSLSTSSFQSVKSISNSANSQGKARPQPGSFNKQDSKADVPQKADLEEEPLLHNSKLDKVPGVQGQARKEKAEASNAGAACMGNSQHQGRQMGAAAHPPMILPLPLRKPTTLRQCEVLIRELWNTNLLQTQELQHLKSLLEGSQRPQAVPEEASFPRDQEATHFPKVSTKSLSKKCLLLSPPVAERAILPALKQTPKNNFAERQKRLQAMQKRRLHRSVL, via the exons ATGAGCGGTGCGGGGGTGGCGGCTGGGACGCGGCCCCCCAGCTCGCCGACCCCGGGCTCTCGGCGCCGGCGCCAGCGCCCCTCTGTGGGCGTCCAGTCCTTGAGGCCGCAGAGCCCGCAGCTCAGGCAGAGCGACCCGCAGAAACGGAACCTGGACCTGGAGAAGAGCCTACAGTTCCTGCAGCAGCAGCACTCGGAGATGCTGGCCAAGCTCCATGAGGAGATCGAGCATCTGAAGCGGGAAAACAAGG ATCTCCGTTACAAGCTCATAATGAATCAGACATCACAGAAGAAAG ATGGCCCCTCAGGAAACCACCTTTCCAGGGCCTCTGCTCCCTTGGGCGCTCGCTGGGTCTGCATCAACGGAGTGTGGGTAGAGCCGGGAGGACCCAGCCCTGCCAGGCTGAAGGAGGGCTCCTCACGGACACACAGGCCAGGAGGCAAGCATGGGCGTCTTGCGGGCGGTAGCGCCGACACTGTGCGCTCTCCTGCAGACAGCCTCTCCACGTCAAGCTTCCAGTCTGTCAAGTCCATCTCTAATTCAG CCAACTCTCAAGGCAAGGCCAGGCCCCAGCCCGGCTCCTTCAACAAGCAAGATTCAAAAGCTGACGTCCCCCAGAAGGCGGACCTGGAAGAGGAGCCCCTACTTCACAACAGCAAGCTGGACAAGGTTCCTGGGGTACAAGGGCAGGCCAG AAAGGAGAAAGCAGAGGCCTCTAACGCAGGAGCTGCCTGTATGGGGAACAGCCAGCACCAGGGCAGGCAGATGGGGGCGGCGGCACACCCCCCAATGATCCTGCCCCTTCCCCTGCGAAAGCCCACCACACTTAGGCAGTGCGAAGTGCTCATCCGCGAGCTGTGGAATACCAACCTCCTGCAGACCCAAGAG CTGCAGCACCTCAAGTCCCTCCTGGAAGGGAGCCAGAGGCCCCAGGCAGTCCCGGAGGAAGCTAGCTTTCCCAG GGACCAAGAAGCCACGCATTTCCCCAAGGTCTCCACCAAGAGCCTCTCCAAGAAATG CCTGCTTCTGAGCCCACCTGTGGCGGAGCGTGCCATCCTGCCCGCACTGAAGCAGACCCCGAAGAACAACTTTGCCGAGAGGCAGAAGAGGCTGCAGGCAATGCAGAAACGGCGCCTGCATCGCTCGGTGCTTTGA
- the CCDC74B gene encoding coiled-coil domain-containing protein 74B isoform X10 translates to MNQTSQKKDGPSGNHLSRASAPLGARWVCINGVWVEPGGPSPARLKEGSSRTHRPGGKHGRLAGGSADTVRSPADSLSTSSFQSVKSISNSANSQGKARPQPGSFNKQDSKADVPQKADLEEEPLLHNSKLDKVPGVQGQARKEKAEASNAGAACMGNSQHQGRQMGAAAHPPMILPLPLRKPTTLRQCEVLIRELWNTNLLQTQELQHLKSLLEGSQRPQAVPEEASFPRDQEATHFPKVSTKSLSKKCLLLSPPVAERAILPALKQTPKNNFAERQKRLQAMQKRRLHRSVL, encoded by the exons ATGAATCAGACATCACAGAAGAAAG ATGGCCCCTCAGGAAACCACCTTTCCAGGGCCTCTGCTCCCTTGGGCGCTCGCTGGGTCTGCATCAACGGAGTGTGGGTAGAGCCGGGAGGACCCAGCCCTGCCAGGCTGAAGGAGGGCTCCTCACGGACACACAGGCCAGGAGGCAAGCATGGGCGTCTTGCGGGCGGTAGCGCCGACACTGTGCGCTCTCCTGCAGACAGCCTCTCCACGTCAAGCTTCCAGTCTGTCAAGTCCATCTCTAATTCAG CCAACTCTCAAGGCAAGGCCAGGCCCCAGCCCGGCTCCTTCAACAAGCAAGATTCAAAAGCTGACGTCCCCCAGAAGGCGGACCTGGAAGAGGAGCCCCTACTTCACAACAGCAAGCTGGACAAGGTTCCTGGGGTACAAGGGCAGGCCAG AAAGGAGAAAGCAGAGGCCTCTAACGCAGGAGCTGCCTGTATGGGGAACAGCCAGCACCAGGGCAGGCAGATGGGGGCGGCGGCACACCCCCCAATGATCCTGCCCCTTCCCCTGCGAAAGCCCACCACACTTAGGCAGTGCGAAGTGCTCATCCGCGAGCTGTGGAATACCAACCTCCTGCAGACCCAAGAG CTGCAGCACCTCAAGTCCCTCCTGGAAGGGAGCCAGAGGCCCCAGGCAGTCCCGGAGGAAGCTAGCTTTCCCAG GGACCAAGAAGCCACGCATTTCCCCAAGGTCTCCACCAAGAGCCTCTCCAAGAAATG CCTGCTTCTGAGCCCACCTGTGGCGGAGCGTGCCATCCTGCCCGCACTGAAGCAGACCCCGAAGAACAACTTTGCCGAGAGGCAGAAGAGGCTGCAGGCAATGCAGAAACGGCGCCTGCATCGCTCGGTGCTTTGA
- the CCDC74B gene encoding coiled-coil domain-containing protein 74B isoform X6, whose amino-acid sequence MSGAGVAAGTRPPSSPTPGSRRRRQRPSVGVQSLRPQSPQLRQSDPQKRNLDLEKSLQFLQQQHSEMLAKLHEEIEHLKRENKGEPARGPRPALPPQAHSTLPLPQHRNTAINSSTRLGSGGTQDDLRYKLIMNQTSQKKDSLSTSSFQSVKSISNSGKARPQPGSFNKQDSKADVPQKADLEEEPLLHNSKLDKVPGVQGQARKEKAEASNAGAACMGNSQHQGRQMGAAAHPPMILPLPLRKPTTLRQCEVLIRELWNTNLLQTQELQHLKSLLEGSQRPQAVPEEASFPRDQEATHFPKVSTKSLSKKCLLLSPPVAERAILPALKQTPKNNFAERQKRLQAMQKRRLHRSVL is encoded by the exons ATGAGCGGTGCGGGGGTGGCGGCTGGGACGCGGCCCCCCAGCTCGCCGACCCCGGGCTCTCGGCGCCGGCGCCAGCGCCCCTCTGTGGGCGTCCAGTCCTTGAGGCCGCAGAGCCCGCAGCTCAGGCAGAGCGACCCGCAGAAACGGAACCTGGACCTGGAGAAGAGCCTACAGTTCCTGCAGCAGCAGCACTCGGAGATGCTGGCCAAGCTCCATGAGGAGATCGAGCATCTGAAGCGGGAAAACAAGGGTGAGCCGGCGCGGGGCCCTAGGCCGGCCCTGCCTCCCCAGGCACACTCAACACTGCCGCTCCCGCAGCACAGAAACACAGCCATCAACTCCAGCACACGCCTGGGCTCAGGGGGAACACAGGACG ATCTCCGTTACAAGCTCATAATGAATCAGACATCACAGAAGAAAG ACAGCCTCTCCACGTCAAGCTTCCAGTCTGTCAAGTCCATCTCTAATTCAG GCAAGGCCAGGCCCCAGCCCGGCTCCTTCAACAAGCAAGATTCAAAAGCTGACGTCCCCCAGAAGGCGGACCTGGAAGAGGAGCCCCTACTTCACAACAGCAAGCTGGACAAGGTTCCTGGGGTACAAGGGCAGGCCAG AAAGGAGAAAGCAGAGGCCTCTAACGCAGGAGCTGCCTGTATGGGGAACAGCCAGCACCAGGGCAGGCAGATGGGGGCGGCGGCACACCCCCCAATGATCCTGCCCCTTCCCCTGCGAAAGCCCACCACACTTAGGCAGTGCGAAGTGCTCATCCGCGAGCTGTGGAATACCAACCTCCTGCAGACCCAAGAG CTGCAGCACCTCAAGTCCCTCCTGGAAGGGAGCCAGAGGCCCCAGGCAGTCCCGGAGGAAGCTAGCTTTCCCAG GGACCAAGAAGCCACGCATTTCCCCAAGGTCTCCACCAAGAGCCTCTCCAAGAAATG CCTGCTTCTGAGCCCACCTGTGGCGGAGCGTGCCATCCTGCCCGCACTGAAGCAGACCCCGAAGAACAACTTTGCCGAGAGGCAGAAGAGGCTGCAGGCAATGCAGAAACGGCGCCTGCATCGCTCGGTGCTTTGA
- the CCDC74B gene encoding coiled-coil domain-containing protein 74B isoform X13, whose protein sequence is MNQTSQKKDSLSTSSFQSVKSISNSANSQGKARPQPGSFNKQDSKADVPQKADLEEEPLLHNSKLDKVPGVQGQARKEKAEASNAGAACMGNSQHQGRQMGAAAHPPMILPLPLRKPTTLRQCEVLIRELWNTNLLQTQELQHLKSLLEGSQRPQAVPEEASFPRDQEATHFPKVSTKSLSKKCLLLSPPVAERAILPALKQTPKNNFAERQKRLQAMQKRRLHRSVL, encoded by the exons ATGAATCAGACATCACAGAAGAAAG ACAGCCTCTCCACGTCAAGCTTCCAGTCTGTCAAGTCCATCTCTAATTCAG CCAACTCTCAAGGCAAGGCCAGGCCCCAGCCCGGCTCCTTCAACAAGCAAGATTCAAAAGCTGACGTCCCCCAGAAGGCGGACCTGGAAGAGGAGCCCCTACTTCACAACAGCAAGCTGGACAAGGTTCCTGGGGTACAAGGGCAGGCCAG AAAGGAGAAAGCAGAGGCCTCTAACGCAGGAGCTGCCTGTATGGGGAACAGCCAGCACCAGGGCAGGCAGATGGGGGCGGCGGCACACCCCCCAATGATCCTGCCCCTTCCCCTGCGAAAGCCCACCACACTTAGGCAGTGCGAAGTGCTCATCCGCGAGCTGTGGAATACCAACCTCCTGCAGACCCAAGAG CTGCAGCACCTCAAGTCCCTCCTGGAAGGGAGCCAGAGGCCCCAGGCAGTCCCGGAGGAAGCTAGCTTTCCCAG GGACCAAGAAGCCACGCATTTCCCCAAGGTCTCCACCAAGAGCCTCTCCAAGAAATG CCTGCTTCTGAGCCCACCTGTGGCGGAGCGTGCCATCCTGCCCGCACTGAAGCAGACCCCGAAGAACAACTTTGCCGAGAGGCAGAAGAGGCTGCAGGCAATGCAGAAACGGCGCCTGCATCGCTCGGTGCTTTGA
- the CCDC74B gene encoding coiled-coil domain-containing protein 74B isoform X3, with protein MSGAGVAAGTRPPSSPTPGSRRRRQRPSVGVQSLRPQSPQLRQSDPQKRNLDLEKSLQFLQQQHSEMLAKLHEEIEHLKRENKGEPARGPRPALPPQAHSTLPLPQHRNTAINSSTRLGSGGTQDDLRYKLIMNQTSQKKDGPSGNHLSRASAPLGARWVCINGVWVEPGGPSPARLKEGSSRTHRPGGKHGRLAGGSADTVRSPADSLSTSSFQSVKSISNSGKARPQPGSFNKQDSKADVPQKADLEEEPLLHNSKLDKVPGVQGQARKEKAEASNAGAACMGNSQHQGRQMGAAAHPPMILPLPLRKPTTLRQCEVLIRELWNTNLLQTQELQHLKSLLEGSQRPQAVPEEASFPRDQEATHFPKVSTKSLSKKCLLLSPPVAERAILPALKQTPKNNFAERQKRLQAMQKRRLHRSVL; from the exons ATGAGCGGTGCGGGGGTGGCGGCTGGGACGCGGCCCCCCAGCTCGCCGACCCCGGGCTCTCGGCGCCGGCGCCAGCGCCCCTCTGTGGGCGTCCAGTCCTTGAGGCCGCAGAGCCCGCAGCTCAGGCAGAGCGACCCGCAGAAACGGAACCTGGACCTGGAGAAGAGCCTACAGTTCCTGCAGCAGCAGCACTCGGAGATGCTGGCCAAGCTCCATGAGGAGATCGAGCATCTGAAGCGGGAAAACAAGGGTGAGCCGGCGCGGGGCCCTAGGCCGGCCCTGCCTCCCCAGGCACACTCAACACTGCCGCTCCCGCAGCACAGAAACACAGCCATCAACTCCAGCACACGCCTGGGCTCAGGGGGAACACAGGACG ATCTCCGTTACAAGCTCATAATGAATCAGACATCACAGAAGAAAG ATGGCCCCTCAGGAAACCACCTTTCCAGGGCCTCTGCTCCCTTGGGCGCTCGCTGGGTCTGCATCAACGGAGTGTGGGTAGAGCCGGGAGGACCCAGCCCTGCCAGGCTGAAGGAGGGCTCCTCACGGACACACAGGCCAGGAGGCAAGCATGGGCGTCTTGCGGGCGGTAGCGCCGACACTGTGCGCTCTCCTGCAGACAGCCTCTCCACGTCAAGCTTCCAGTCTGTCAAGTCCATCTCTAATTCAG GCAAGGCCAGGCCCCAGCCCGGCTCCTTCAACAAGCAAGATTCAAAAGCTGACGTCCCCCAGAAGGCGGACCTGGAAGAGGAGCCCCTACTTCACAACAGCAAGCTGGACAAGGTTCCTGGGGTACAAGGGCAGGCCAG AAAGGAGAAAGCAGAGGCCTCTAACGCAGGAGCTGCCTGTATGGGGAACAGCCAGCACCAGGGCAGGCAGATGGGGGCGGCGGCACACCCCCCAATGATCCTGCCCCTTCCCCTGCGAAAGCCCACCACACTTAGGCAGTGCGAAGTGCTCATCCGCGAGCTGTGGAATACCAACCTCCTGCAGACCCAAGAG CTGCAGCACCTCAAGTCCCTCCTGGAAGGGAGCCAGAGGCCCCAGGCAGTCCCGGAGGAAGCTAGCTTTCCCAG GGACCAAGAAGCCACGCATTTCCCCAAGGTCTCCACCAAGAGCCTCTCCAAGAAATG CCTGCTTCTGAGCCCACCTGTGGCGGAGCGTGCCATCCTGCCCGCACTGAAGCAGACCCCGAAGAACAACTTTGCCGAGAGGCAGAAGAGGCTGCAGGCAATGCAGAAACGGCGCCTGCATCGCTCGGTGCTTTGA
- the CCDC74B gene encoding coiled-coil domain-containing protein 74B isoform X2, producing MSGAGVAAGTRPPSSPTPGSRRRRQRPSVGVQSLRPQSPQLRQSDPQKRNLDLEKSLQFLQQQHSEMLAKLHEEIEHLKRENKGEPARGPRPALPPQAHSTLPLPQHRNTAINSSTRLGSGGTQDDLRYKLIMNQTSQKKDGPSGNHLSRASAPLGARWVCINGVWVEPGGPSPARLKEGSSRTHRPGGKHGRLAGGSADTVRSPADSLSTSSFQSVKSISNSANSQGKARPQPGSFNKQDSKADVPQKADLEEEPLLHNSKLDKVPGVQGQARKEKAEASNAGAACMGNSQHQGRQMGAAAHPPMILPLPLRKPTTLRQCEVLIRELWNTNLLQTQELQHLKSLLEGSQRPQAVPEEASFPRDQEATHFPKVSTKSLSKKCLLLSPPVAERAILPALKQTPKNNFAERQKRLQAMQKRRLHRSVL from the exons ATGAGCGGTGCGGGGGTGGCGGCTGGGACGCGGCCCCCCAGCTCGCCGACCCCGGGCTCTCGGCGCCGGCGCCAGCGCCCCTCTGTGGGCGTCCAGTCCTTGAGGCCGCAGAGCCCGCAGCTCAGGCAGAGCGACCCGCAGAAACGGAACCTGGACCTGGAGAAGAGCCTACAGTTCCTGCAGCAGCAGCACTCGGAGATGCTGGCCAAGCTCCATGAGGAGATCGAGCATCTGAAGCGGGAAAACAAGGGTGAGCCGGCGCGGGGCCCTAGGCCGGCCCTGCCTCCCCAGGCACACTCAACACTGCCGCTCCCGCAGCACAGAAACACAGCCATCAACTCCAGCACACGCCTGGGCTCAGGGGGAACACAGGACG ATCTCCGTTACAAGCTCATAATGAATCAGACATCACAGAAGAAAG ATGGCCCCTCAGGAAACCACCTTTCCAGGGCCTCTGCTCCCTTGGGCGCTCGCTGGGTCTGCATCAACGGAGTGTGGGTAGAGCCGGGAGGACCCAGCCCTGCCAGGCTGAAGGAGGGCTCCTCACGGACACACAGGCCAGGAGGCAAGCATGGGCGTCTTGCGGGCGGTAGCGCCGACACTGTGCGCTCTCCTGCAGACAGCCTCTCCACGTCAAGCTTCCAGTCTGTCAAGTCCATCTCTAATTCAG CCAACTCTCAAGGCAAGGCCAGGCCCCAGCCCGGCTCCTTCAACAAGCAAGATTCAAAAGCTGACGTCCCCCAGAAGGCGGACCTGGAAGAGGAGCCCCTACTTCACAACAGCAAGCTGGACAAGGTTCCTGGGGTACAAGGGCAGGCCAG AAAGGAGAAAGCAGAGGCCTCTAACGCAGGAGCTGCCTGTATGGGGAACAGCCAGCACCAGGGCAGGCAGATGGGGGCGGCGGCACACCCCCCAATGATCCTGCCCCTTCCCCTGCGAAAGCCCACCACACTTAGGCAGTGCGAAGTGCTCATCCGCGAGCTGTGGAATACCAACCTCCTGCAGACCCAAGAG CTGCAGCACCTCAAGTCCCTCCTGGAAGGGAGCCAGAGGCCCCAGGCAGTCCCGGAGGAAGCTAGCTTTCCCAG GGACCAAGAAGCCACGCATTTCCCCAAGGTCTCCACCAAGAGCCTCTCCAAGAAATG CCTGCTTCTGAGCCCACCTGTGGCGGAGCGTGCCATCCTGCCCGCACTGAAGCAGACCCCGAAGAACAACTTTGCCGAGAGGCAGAAGAGGCTGCAGGCAATGCAGAAACGGCGCCTGCATCGCTCGGTGCTTTGA